A stretch of Shewanella dokdonensis DNA encodes these proteins:
- a CDS encoding Dps family protein translates to MSTVINIGINQADRVEIANGLNNLLADTYSLYLKTHSFHWNVTGPMFNTLHLMFETQYTELATAVDVIAERVRALGERALGSYSAYAKVTGIKEDNGVTDANQMLQELLEGQEVVIRRARALYPLVNQADDEATADLLTQRIQLHEKTAWMLRSMLAK, encoded by the coding sequence ATGAGTACAGTAATCAATATCGGTATCAATCAGGCAGATCGTGTGGAAATAGCCAACGGCTTGAATAACCTGTTGGCAGACACTTATAGCCTCTACCTCAAAACCCACAGTTTTCACTGGAACGTTACAGGCCCCATGTTCAACACCCTACACCTGATGTTTGAAACTCAATATACAGAGTTAGCCACAGCGGTAGATGTCATCGCTGAACGGGTGCGTGCACTAGGCGAGCGGGCACTGGGTTCTTATAGCGCCTACGCGAAAGTCACTGGCATCAAAGAAGATAATGGTGTCACCGATGCCAATCAGATGTTACAGGAGCTGCTGGAAGGCCAGGAAGTCGTTATTCGTCGTGCCAGAGCACTCTATCCATTGGTCAATCAAGCGGATGACGAAGCCACCGCAGACCTACTGACACAACGTATCCAACTGCACGAAAAAACTGCATGGATGCTCCGCAGTATGTTAGCAAAATAA
- a CDS encoding DNA polymerase III subunit psi has product MNKFLYAMGISQWRLKARADAPTLLLLADDDQTLLQHPIVATVLAQLGIAPDTCQVTAHASAATPVLWCFGNAMPAEAMISTPTLAELQQSSQAKRALWQQLWPHLDGVQ; this is encoded by the coding sequence ATGAATAAATTTCTGTATGCCATGGGGATTAGCCAATGGCGTCTTAAGGCGAGGGCTGATGCTCCCACGTTGTTATTGCTGGCTGATGATGATCAGACGCTACTACAACATCCAATCGTGGCGACTGTGTTAGCACAACTGGGGATTGCGCCAGACACTTGCCAAGTGACGGCTCATGCCAGCGCTGCTACTCCGGTGTTATGGTGCTTTGGTAATGCGATGCCAGCTGAAGCGATGATATCGACACCAACACTGGCAGAGTTACAGCAAAGCAGTCAGGCAAAACGAGCCTTGTGGCAGCAGTTGTGGCCTCATTTGGATGGTGTGCAGTAA
- the lipA gene encoding lipoyl synthase yields MNRPERLQPGVKLRDADKVARIPVKVVPSERDTMLRKPDWLRVKLPASNQRILDIKQALRSHGLHSVCEEASCPNLAECFNHGTATFMILGAICTRRCPFCDVAHGRPLKPDPEEPLQLARTIRDMKLKYVVITSVDRDDLRDGGAQHFADCIREIRKLSPHIKIEILVPDFRGRIEQALDILATEPPDVFNHNLETAPAHYRKARPGANYQWSLNLLQQFKQRHPDIPTKSGLMMGLGETNEEIVQVLKDLRSHGVNMLTLGQYLQPSRFHLPVERYVTPQEFDELHDIAVELGFTHAACGPLVRSSYHADLQAQGKEVK; encoded by the coding sequence ATGAACAGGCCAGAAAGATTACAACCCGGCGTAAAATTGCGTGACGCCGACAAAGTTGCCCGCATTCCCGTAAAGGTTGTCCCGTCTGAACGTGACACTATGCTGCGTAAACCTGACTGGCTGCGAGTAAAACTGCCAGCGTCCAATCAGCGTATTCTGGATATCAAGCAGGCGTTGCGTAGCCACGGTTTACATTCGGTTTGTGAAGAAGCGTCCTGCCCAAACCTAGCGGAATGCTTTAACCACGGCACAGCCACCTTTATGATCCTCGGCGCTATCTGCACCCGCCGTTGCCCGTTTTGTGATGTTGCCCATGGTCGGCCACTGAAACCCGATCCCGAAGAGCCATTACAGCTAGCCCGTACCATTCGTGATATGAAGCTGAAATACGTGGTGATCACCTCAGTGGACCGCGATGATTTACGCGATGGCGGAGCGCAGCACTTTGCTGACTGTATCCGTGAAATTCGTAAACTCAGCCCTCATATCAAGATAGAGATTCTGGTACCGGATTTCCGCGGTCGTATTGAACAGGCGCTGGATATTCTGGCAACTGAGCCGCCGGATGTGTTCAACCATAATCTGGAAACAGCGCCAGCACATTACCGTAAGGCTCGTCCGGGAGCTAACTATCAATGGTCCTTGAACCTGTTACAACAGTTCAAGCAACGCCACCCAGATATCCCCACTAAATCCGGCTTGATGATGGGACTTGGCGAAACCAATGAAGAGATAGTCCAAGTATTAAAAGATCTGCGTAGCCATGGCGTGAACATGCTGACATTAGGACAATACCTGCAACCTTCCCGCTTCCATCTGCCGGTAGAACGCTATGTAACACCGCAGGAATTTGATGAACTACATGACATCGCCGTAGAGCTGGGATTCACGCATGCCGCATGCGGGCCACTGGTACGCTCCAGCTATCATGCTGATCTGCAAGCCCAGGGGAAAGAAGTGAAATAA
- a CDS encoding type I restriction endonuclease translates to MEFIEKLEQIAKRIPAISANLTTEEATKNALIMPFLNQVLGYDIFNPLEVVPEFTADTPNKRNEKVDYALMIDGKVQVLIECKRFDEQLAIKHAGQLFRYFSTTNARIAILTNGVEYQFFTDIDAPNKMDEKPFLKLDLLNIDKHVISGIAKLTKEAFDLDSIVNTAGDYKYLSQIKKLIEEQVKNPDDDFVRFFAARVYDGAITAKVKQQFSELTIKAFSQFINDSINARLKTALHNDEAKPDSATAEIDDDENKIITTEEEIEGFNIVKAILRQKLDVTRIVSRDQQSYFGILLDDNNRKPLCRLHFNTKQKYIGTFDENKKETRHPIESLDDLFKFADQLLATAAHYLA, encoded by the coding sequence ATGGAATTTATCGAAAAACTGGAGCAAATCGCAAAGCGGATACCGGCAATTTCTGCAAATCTAACCACCGAAGAAGCCACTAAGAACGCGTTGATTATGCCGTTTCTTAATCAAGTTCTTGGATACGACATATTTAACCCGTTAGAAGTGGTGCCAGAGTTTACCGCAGACACACCAAACAAACGCAACGAAAAAGTAGATTATGCACTGATGATTGATGGCAAGGTGCAAGTACTTATCGAATGTAAGCGCTTTGATGAGCAATTAGCGATTAAGCACGCCGGGCAATTGTTCCGTTACTTCTCAACCACCAATGCCAGGATAGCTATCCTAACAAATGGTGTTGAATATCAATTTTTTACTGATATAGACGCACCTAACAAAATGGATGAAAAGCCATTTTTAAAGTTGGATTTGCTGAATATTGATAAACACGTCATAAGCGGCATAGCAAAACTCACCAAGGAAGCGTTTGACCTTGATTCAATAGTTAATACCGCTGGGGACTATAAGTATCTAAGTCAGATAAAGAAGCTCATTGAGGAACAAGTTAAAAATCCTGATGATGATTTTGTTCGCTTCTTTGCTGCAAGAGTATACGATGGCGCCATAACAGCAAAAGTAAAACAGCAATTCTCTGAGCTTACGATAAAAGCCTTCAGCCAATTCATCAATGACAGCATTAACGCCAGACTAAAAACAGCACTTCATAATGATGAAGCAAAACCAGATAGCGCCACTGCCGAAATAGATGACGATGAAAACAAGATCATCACCACTGAGGAAGAAATTGAAGGTTTCAACATCGTCAAAGCCATACTACGGCAAAAACTCGATGTAACCCGTATTGTGTCAAGAGATCAGCAAAGCTACTTCGGTATATTGCTAGATGACAATAACCGCAAACCTCTATGTCGACTCCACTTCAACACCAAACAAAAATACATTGGTACGTTTGATGAAAACAAAAAGGAAACACGCCACCCAATCGAATCGCTCGATGATCTCTTCAAATTTGCAGATCAATTATTGGCAACAGCTGCGCATTATTTAGCTTAG
- the lipB gene encoding lipoyl(octanoyl) transferase LipB: MSEKTLHVFHLGKMDYETVWHAMQHYTDIRDDNSRDELWLVEHPPVFTQGQAGKAEHILAPGDIPVVQVDRGGQVTYHGPGQMVAYPLLNVRNLKIGVRQLVTDIEQSVVGVLARFQIEAYPKADAPGVYVDGKKIASLGLRIRRGCSFHGVAFNVDMDLEPFHRINPCGYAGLEMTQCKDLGGPTTVEQAAKLFSEIFSQRLGYQQLQHYQGLPES, from the coding sequence TTGTCTGAGAAAACCTTACACGTGTTCCATCTGGGTAAGATGGATTATGAAACGGTATGGCACGCCATGCAGCACTATACCGATATCCGTGACGATAATAGCCGTGACGAGCTATGGCTGGTGGAACATCCACCCGTTTTTACCCAAGGTCAGGCGGGTAAAGCCGAACATATTCTGGCGCCAGGAGATATCCCGGTGGTGCAAGTAGACCGCGGTGGTCAGGTGACCTATCACGGGCCAGGACAGATGGTTGCCTACCCACTGCTCAACGTGCGTAATCTAAAAATTGGCGTACGGCAGTTGGTTACCGATATTGAGCAATCCGTCGTTGGGGTACTGGCGCGTTTCCAAATAGAGGCTTACCCCAAAGCCGATGCACCTGGCGTCTACGTTGACGGTAAAAAGATTGCATCTTTAGGGCTGCGCATCCGCCGAGGCTGTTCCTTCCACGGCGTGGCATTTAATGTCGATATGGACTTGGAGCCGTTTCACCGTATCAACCCCTGTGGCTACGCCGGACTGGAGATGACACAGTGTAAAGATCTGGGTGGTCCCACCACGGTTGAGCAAGCCGCCAAACTCTTCAGCGAAATTTTCAGCCAGCGACTTGGCTATCAGCAATTACAGCATTACCAAGGATTACCAGAGTCATGA
- a CDS encoding DUF2127 domain-containing protein, with protein MVKAAKGLRAVALLEATKGVLSLIVGLGIHTLAGKDLKHACEQLLTHLHLNPASHLPGIFLHAAESLGNINLTLIAVGALLYSCIRFIEAYGLWHSMVWTEWFALVSGGIYLPFEAYEVVVHHNWLSIATLAVNLLIVGYMAWLLRRKPALALAHERNK; from the coding sequence ATGGTTAAAGCCGCCAAAGGGTTACGGGCAGTGGCACTACTCGAAGCCACAAAAGGTGTATTGTCATTGATTGTTGGACTGGGGATCCATACCTTAGCGGGTAAAGATCTTAAACACGCTTGTGAGCAGTTATTGACACATCTGCACCTGAATCCAGCCAGTCACCTCCCGGGGATTTTTCTGCATGCAGCCGAGTCGCTGGGAAATATCAATCTGACGCTCATTGCCGTTGGCGCATTGCTCTATTCCTGTATCCGTTTTATTGAAGCTTACGGATTGTGGCACAGCATGGTGTGGACCGAATGGTTTGCGTTGGTCAGCGGCGGTATTTACTTGCCGTTTGAGGCTTATGAAGTGGTGGTGCATCATAACTGGCTGAGCATTGCGACCTTGGCTGTCAATCTGTTGATTGTTGGCTATATGGCGTGGTTATTAAGGCGCAAACCCGCGTTGGCACTCGCGCATGAGCGCAATAAATAA
- the rimI gene encoding ribosomal protein S18-alanine N-acetyltransferase translates to MAQVLPLSLEQLPQMLAVEQQAHPYPWDAATLKSCFGRFYQQLGLFDDDGQLIGFSILQCLFEEATLMNICVMPSHQGKGFGKLLLEQTIAVLKAQNVEVLLLEVRVSNTAAIGLYRHLGFIETGGRRNYYHTANGREDAILMELRLHCDIQA, encoded by the coding sequence ATGGCTCAGGTACTACCTCTTTCGCTAGAACAATTGCCACAAATGCTGGCAGTAGAACAGCAGGCGCATCCTTATCCGTGGGATGCGGCGACGCTAAAAAGTTGTTTCGGTCGTTTTTATCAGCAGCTCGGATTGTTTGATGATGATGGACAACTAATAGGTTTCAGCATTCTGCAATGTTTGTTTGAAGAAGCAACCTTGATGAATATCTGTGTAATGCCTAGCCATCAAGGCAAGGGTTTTGGCAAGCTGTTGTTGGAGCAGACAATTGCAGTGTTAAAAGCGCAAAATGTTGAGGTGTTATTGTTAGAAGTGAGAGTCAGTAACACCGCTGCCATCGGCCTTTACCGTCATCTGGGGTTTATCGAAACTGGCGGCCGTAGAAATTATTATCACACGGCGAATGGGCGAGAAGATGCCATCTTGATGGAGCTAAGACTACATTGCGATATTCAGGCATGA
- a CDS encoding DUF418 domain-containing protein, whose product MLTATGSAITPQPHQAVARIANIDAVRGLAVLGIFFLNIFSMGISSYEYVPTVTATVGDSFGQALYYLLLRDRFITLFSILFGAGLYIQWQNFSAQGLDARAKVKSRLYWLMLFGLLHGLLLWPGDILLSYGLCGLLLWRYRQLPVAELLRKAQLFIAIGLLVMLLMALIPIEVSPMVRGSPEYMAEYRLWTGDYGVQLQQQLHTVVISLLVFPMTYLWILSGLMLLGIYLLRQGWFNGPVSRVGYLFWGSLLLSLLAYSCSYGHSQLLQNLALVIVVIAAIPMALWFLQLIVRYCGNQPQRLKSLQAVGRVALTLYILQSVVGVSLFRHIAPELLLTMDFMDYLLLAVIWSAIQLALARCYLHFLSKAR is encoded by the coding sequence ATGCTAACAGCAACCGGCAGTGCCATAACCCCGCAGCCGCATCAAGCGGTTGCCAGAATCGCCAACATAGATGCCGTGCGAGGCCTGGCGGTGCTGGGCATTTTCTTTCTGAATATTTTTAGTATGGGTATTAGCAGCTATGAGTATGTGCCAACTGTGACGGCAACTGTGGGCGATAGCTTCGGTCAGGCCCTGTATTACCTGCTGCTAAGAGACCGTTTTATCACGCTGTTTTCAATACTGTTTGGCGCGGGGCTATACATTCAGTGGCAGAATTTCAGCGCCCAAGGCTTGGACGCAAGAGCCAAGGTGAAGTCACGCTTGTACTGGTTGATGCTGTTCGGCTTACTACATGGGCTTTTACTTTGGCCCGGTGACATCCTGCTAAGTTACGGTCTGTGTGGCCTGTTGCTATGGCGTTATCGGCAACTCCCGGTTGCTGAATTGCTACGTAAAGCACAACTGTTTATTGCCATTGGCCTGTTGGTCATGTTGCTGATGGCGTTAATTCCCATTGAGGTGTCGCCAATGGTGCGCGGTTCACCTGAGTATATGGCGGAATATCGGTTGTGGACGGGTGACTACGGTGTGCAATTGCAACAACAATTGCACACCGTTGTTATCAGCTTACTGGTATTTCCGATGACTTATCTGTGGATCCTCAGCGGGCTGATGTTGTTAGGCATCTATTTGCTACGCCAAGGTTGGTTCAACGGCCCGGTTTCCAGAGTTGGCTATTTATTCTGGGGATCATTGCTGCTGTCATTACTGGCCTATAGCTGCAGTTATGGTCACAGCCAACTACTGCAGAATCTAGCACTGGTGATCGTTGTCATAGCCGCCATTCCTATGGCATTGTGGTTTTTACAGTTGATAGTACGTTATTGTGGCAACCAACCACAGCGACTTAAATCACTACAGGCCGTAGGCCGAGTCGCCTTAACACTATACATATTACAGTCAGTAGTGGGCGTCAGCTTGTTTCGCCATATTGCACCAGAACTACTGCTGACCATGGATTTTATGGATTATCTGCTGCTGGCGGTTATCTGGTCAGCTATACAGTTGGCACTTGCCCGCTGCTATCTGCATTTTTTAAGCAAGGCCCGTTAG
- the ybeD gene encoding DUF493 family protein YbeD, with product MLNTEFDKYLEFPTSFPFKVVGDYSEELAEQVVMVVQKHAPGDYTTSSKTSSKGSYLSVTIRVQVTSKEHIETLYTELAAIEGVRRVL from the coding sequence ATGTTAAATACTGAATTTGATAAATATCTGGAATTTCCTACGTCATTTCCGTTTAAAGTGGTAGGTGATTACAGTGAAGAACTGGCCGAGCAAGTTGTCATGGTGGTACAGAAACATGCCCCCGGTGATTACACAACGTCCTCCAAAACGTCCAGTAAAGGTAGTTACCTGTCGGTAACCATCAGGGTACAGGTAACCAGCAAAGAGCACATTGAAACCCTGTACACTGAACTTGCCGCCATCGAAGGGGTTCGACGGGTGTTATAA
- a CDS encoding integrase, which translates to MTVEYPDIERTFTLHDIKAKGISDFEGTLSEKQQFSGHKTLAQVNDYDRRTAVVPTIGSRKK; encoded by the coding sequence ATGACGGTTGAATACCCTGACATTGAACGCACATTTACGCTTCATGATATCAAGGCTAAAGGCATTTCGGATTTTGAAGGGACACTAAGTGAAAAACAGCAATTCAGTGGTCACAAAACGCTAGCGCAAGTTAACGATTATGACCGTCGCACAGCGGTGGTGCCCACCATTGGTAGCCGTAAGAAATGA
- a CDS encoding DUF1294 domain-containing protein, which produces MPPKSGKPRRMLYWRRSLFWQIPNAYKVTLVFAVYLLLLVSNQVLSWWFIIWYLLLSLTTYWLYANDKQAAIKHLPRTSERKLQLFGLLGGWPGALIARHRLRHKTIKLSFRVLFWSGVVINLLLLLTIAQYARPLSLAYW; this is translated from the coding sequence TTGCCACCAAAATCCGGCAAGCCTCGACGCATGTTGTACTGGCGACGATCACTATTTTGGCAAATTCCCAATGCTTATAAAGTAACGCTAGTATTTGCCGTGTATTTGCTGTTATTGGTCAGCAACCAAGTCTTATCTTGGTGGTTTATCATCTGGTATCTGTTACTGAGTTTGACGACTTACTGGCTATACGCCAATGATAAGCAGGCGGCGATTAAACACCTGCCGCGTACCTCCGAACGCAAATTACAGTTATTTGGGTTACTTGGCGGTTGGCCCGGTGCCTTGATAGCGCGTCATAGATTGCGTCACAAGACTATTAAGCTAAGTTTCCGAGTACTGTTTTGGAGTGGTGTGGTGATAAATCTGCTACTACTGCTCACCATAGCTCAGTATGCAAGGCCACTGTCTTTGGCTTATTGGTAA
- a CDS encoding aminopeptidase P family protein — MSSNIAARLTAVRGEMAKLNLDAFIQPRADEYLGEYVPAHNERLLWLTGFTGSAGMAIVMKDSAAVFVDGRYVVQVRQQVDAKLYRYESLTDMPQYQWLAEHLPSGSRVGVDPRCHTLAWFNEAAATLDKAGIELIALDNNPVDICWHPRPAPTKDLAQLFSDAAAGKTSLQKRSEIGERVQKAGADVALITALDSFCWLLNIRGQDIPRIPVILGTALLYADGAMVLFTDLDKLPPDIAAHVGANVSFKAEAELNGALASLKGKKLLADPNSANAACQLQAKAAGAKLIAGADPVAIPKACKNPAEMQGMIDSHIRDGVAVSRFLAWLDNEVANGRLYDEAALAEKLEGFRKQHALYREPSFDTISAAGSNAAMCHYNHLNGTPKMLEMNSIYLVDSGAQYLDGTTDVTRTIAIGAVTDEQKKLVTLVLKGHIALDQARFPKGTTGQQLDILARQYLWQQGFDYDHGTGHGVGHYLSVHEGPQRIGKNHNAVPLEPGMVLSNEPGYYRENAFGIRLENLLTVKPCAELAGAERESYCFEALTLIPMDKRLFDKKLMTDAEIDWVNRYHQRVYTTLSPMLAGADLTWLQQATSAL; from the coding sequence ATGTCCAGTAACATTGCTGCCCGCCTTACCGCCGTCCGCGGTGAGATGGCTAAGCTTAATCTCGATGCTTTTATCCAACCCCGCGCCGATGAATATCTCGGTGAATACGTCCCGGCCCATAATGAGCGTCTGTTATGGCTCACGGGATTTACCGGTTCCGCGGGCATGGCCATTGTGATGAAAGATAGCGCCGCAGTGTTTGTTGATGGACGTTACGTCGTTCAGGTGCGTCAACAGGTGGACGCCAAGCTTTACCGCTATGAAAGCCTTACCGATATGCCACAGTATCAATGGCTGGCAGAACATCTGCCCAGCGGCAGCCGAGTTGGGGTTGACCCACGTTGCCATACACTCGCGTGGTTCAACGAGGCAGCAGCCACTTTAGATAAAGCGGGCATCGAACTTATCGCCTTGGACAACAATCCCGTCGATATTTGCTGGCACCCACGCCCAGCGCCCACCAAAGATCTGGCGCAGTTATTCAGTGATGCCGCAGCAGGTAAAACCAGCCTGCAAAAACGTAGCGAAATTGGTGAGCGGGTGCAAAAGGCCGGAGCCGATGTCGCACTGATCACTGCCCTTGATTCTTTCTGCTGGCTGCTCAATATCCGCGGCCAGGATATTCCCCGCATTCCGGTGATCCTTGGCACCGCGCTGCTATATGCCGATGGCGCGATGGTGCTATTTACTGACCTGGATAAACTGCCACCAGATATTGCAGCCCATGTAGGTGCCAATGTGAGTTTTAAGGCAGAAGCCGAACTCAATGGCGCGCTGGCATCACTGAAAGGCAAAAAATTACTGGCGGACCCCAACAGCGCCAACGCCGCCTGCCAGCTGCAAGCTAAAGCTGCTGGTGCCAAACTGATTGCTGGCGCTGATCCAGTCGCGATCCCCAAAGCCTGTAAAAATCCGGCAGAAATGCAGGGGATGATCGACAGTCATATCCGCGATGGGGTAGCCGTTAGTCGTTTCCTCGCTTGGTTAGATAACGAAGTTGCCAATGGCCGACTGTATGATGAAGCAGCGCTGGCTGAGAAACTGGAAGGTTTTCGCAAACAACATGCCCTGTACCGCGAACCCAGTTTTGACACCATTTCGGCCGCGGGTTCCAATGCCGCCATGTGCCATTACAACCATCTGAACGGTACCCCTAAAATGCTGGAAATGAACAGTATCTATCTAGTGGATTCCGGCGCGCAGTACCTTGATGGCACCACAGATGTTACCCGCACCATTGCCATTGGCGCGGTAACTGACGAGCAGAAAAAGCTAGTAACACTGGTACTTAAAGGTCACATTGCACTGGATCAGGCTCGGTTCCCCAAAGGAACCACCGGCCAACAACTGGATATTCTGGCGCGCCAATACCTGTGGCAGCAGGGCTTTGACTATGACCACGGCACAGGTCACGGCGTTGGCCATTATCTGAGCGTACACGAAGGCCCGCAACGCATTGGTAAAAACCATAATGCCGTACCGTTGGAGCCTGGCATGGTGCTGTCTAACGAACCCGGTTATTACCGTGAAAACGCCTTTGGTATCCGCTTGGAAAATTTGCTGACAGTAAAACCTTGTGCAGAACTCGCTGGGGCAGAACGGGAAAGCTATTGCTTTGAAGCCCTGACCCTCATCCCAATGGATAAGCGTTTGTTTGATAAAAAGCTCATGACCGATGCTGAAATCGACTGGGTAAACCGTTATCACCAACGCGTTTACACCACCTTGTCACCCATGCTGGCTGGCGCCGATTTAACCTGGCTACAGCAAGCCACATCGGCACTATAA
- a CDS encoding ROK family protein — MAELTIEVGSETALFLFSDAGSTEQYKIPTGEGFSLEELNQQIADLENDYQLRDYQLALAFPGMVRDHSLVSCKHLPGLAGQNLQKLQTRGQLAVVSNDVQAAMHAVASDKYACELLVMCSEGMGLALASHGKVFTGANGLAGDLGNCWVMTESGEFTLEQMASGESIRQRRMRNPVELYRSGAYLGMGIAWAINLFNPQHLWLAGSTIANADYYKGCVANIREMVSPAMSGLCQISRVDDSETLVCRGLLAMLTGAD, encoded by the coding sequence ATGGCAGAGTTAACAATTGAAGTCGGTTCGGAAACGGCGCTGTTTCTGTTCAGTGATGCGGGGAGTACTGAACAGTACAAAATCCCTACCGGAGAAGGCTTTTCCTTAGAAGAACTAAACCAGCAAATCGCTGATTTAGAGAATGACTACCAATTGCGGGACTACCAGCTAGCCTTAGCGTTTCCCGGCATGGTGCGAGATCATTCCTTGGTTTCCTGTAAGCATCTGCCGGGGCTGGCCGGGCAGAATCTGCAAAAGTTACAAACCCGTGGTCAACTGGCGGTGGTCAGCAATGATGTACAAGCGGCAATGCATGCTGTGGCAAGTGATAAATATGCCTGTGAACTATTAGTCATGTGTTCTGAAGGCATGGGGTTGGCACTTGCCAGTCACGGCAAGGTATTTACTGGTGCTAATGGGTTAGCGGGCGATTTAGGCAATTGTTGGGTGATGACCGAATCTGGTGAATTTACCCTAGAGCAGATGGCTAGCGGTGAGTCGATTCGCCAGCGGCGTATGCGTAACCCGGTGGAGCTTTATCGCTCTGGCGCTTATTTGGGAATGGGCATCGCCTGGGCAATCAACCTGTTCAACCCGCAGCATTTATGGCTGGCAGGCAGTACCATAGCCAATGCCGATTATTACAAAGGTTGTGTTGCCAATATCCGGGAGATGGTCTCGCCAGCAATGTCTGGTTTGTGTCAGATCAGTCGGGTCGATGATTCTGAAACCCTGGTATGCCGAGGCTTGCTGGCGATGTTAACTGGCGCAGATTAA